Proteins co-encoded in one Gleimia hominis genomic window:
- a CDS encoding branched-chain amino acid aminotransferase: MPNDGLEHNPTALERAAEQPLPNADTLANEFEVLQHPAPATPAQWQEAMEKLQFGTSFSDHMATAHWNPQQGWHDKQIQAFAPLEISPACSVLHYSQTIFEGMKAYQHADGSIWTFRPGYNAARFTYSAQRLAMPALPVSDFLASLVQTVRLDARWVPQQRGASLYLRPLMFASQAFLGVHPAQEITYLMMASPVGSYFASGLAPVSIWVAQDYHRAGPGGTGDAKTGGNYAASLLPQIRASKAGFDQVCYLDAQTNKNLEELGGMNVFAVRRDGALITPKLTGTILEGGTRSAIARMCRDEGRPVFEQTVALSRLLEEIDSGEITEMFACGTAAVVVPIGRLAGDGFDVTLPGSGVAQRIYDRLTGIQQGRGKDPYGWMYRLA, from the coding sequence ATGCCCAACGACGGATTGGAACACAACCCCACAGCATTAGAACGCGCGGCCGAACAACCGCTGCCAAACGCAGACACGTTAGCGAACGAGTTTGAGGTGCTGCAGCACCCAGCGCCCGCAACGCCCGCGCAATGGCAAGAGGCGATGGAGAAACTGCAGTTCGGAACCAGTTTTTCCGACCACATGGCGACCGCGCATTGGAATCCGCAGCAGGGGTGGCACGACAAACAAATACAGGCTTTCGCCCCACTCGAGATCTCCCCGGCGTGCTCTGTGCTTCACTATTCGCAAACCATCTTCGAAGGGATGAAGGCCTACCAGCATGCAGACGGTTCCATTTGGACATTCCGCCCCGGATACAACGCCGCCCGCTTCACCTACTCTGCGCAGCGGCTGGCGATGCCCGCGCTGCCAGTCAGTGACTTCCTGGCTTCACTAGTGCAGACCGTGCGGCTCGATGCCCGCTGGGTGCCGCAGCAGCGGGGCGCGTCCCTATATTTGCGCCCCCTCATGTTCGCCTCGCAAGCATTTCTGGGGGTGCATCCCGCGCAAGAAATCACGTACCTGATGATGGCCAGCCCAGTGGGATCCTACTTCGCAAGTGGTCTGGCGCCAGTGTCTATCTGGGTTGCGCAAGACTACCACCGCGCCGGCCCAGGTGGCACGGGAGATGCGAAAACCGGCGGTAACTACGCGGCTTCGCTACTACCTCAAATCCGCGCGTCAAAGGCTGGTTTCGACCAGGTTTGCTACCTGGATGCGCAAACAAATAAGAATCTTGAGGAACTGGGCGGCATGAACGTGTTCGCAGTGCGCCGCGATGGGGCCCTGATTACCCCGAAGTTGACGGGCACCATTTTGGAAGGAGGAACGCGCAGCGCGATCGCTCGCATGTGTCGCGATGAGGGCCGGCCCGTGTTCGAACAAACCGTGGCACTGTCGCGGTTGTTGGAGGAGATAGACTCCGGGGAAATCACCGAGATGTTCGCCTGTGGCACAGCGGCAGTGGTAGTGCCCATCGGCCGGCTCGCCGGCGACGGGTTCGACGTTACCTTACCGGGTAGTGGCGTGGCGCAGCGTATTTACGATCGGCTAACCGGGATCCAGCAGGGGAGGGGCAAAGACCCGTACGGGTGGATGTACCGCCTCGCGTAA
- a CDS encoding DUF1015 family protein, translating into MAALFKPTTVLLPQDVDWFRWAVIAADQHSASLQYWQQVEGIVGQSPSTLRMIVPEVFLPLEDSAQARARIARVHEAMRAYADQVLVPRANTVVYVERASAQASRRRSIVLALDLEQYSYEAAADTQVRASEAPVVERIPVRAQVRAGATLELPHAQVLFDDPDGDVFGLLPPEVVKDLEQLYDTDLMLDGGHVRGWRIDASSDLWQALNAALERVLTDPDRGFGAIVGDGNQSLATAKMHWEQLKSEGASEDHPARYALVEVLNVHEEGLVLEPIHRLLQGVDTQVLLDAVEVWNAAHPQDPLAQVAVVSAQNGTRQIEVAQPGPLLIEAVQQILDTLLSEQSLPAAALEYVHGSDATRALVAQTDSVGLLLPTLSRSALFDYVSANGTMPRKSFSLGEAEEKRYYLECRRIVS; encoded by the coding sequence ATGGCGGCTTTGTTTAAACCCACTACCGTGCTACTGCCTCAAGATGTTGACTGGTTCCGTTGGGCTGTGATCGCAGCCGACCAGCATTCGGCTTCTTTGCAGTATTGGCAGCAGGTGGAGGGCATAGTCGGCCAGTCTCCTTCTACTTTGCGCATGATTGTGCCTGAGGTTTTTTTGCCGCTTGAGGATTCCGCGCAGGCGCGGGCGCGGATTGCCCGGGTTCACGAAGCGATGCGGGCGTACGCGGATCAGGTGCTGGTGCCGCGCGCGAACACCGTGGTGTATGTTGAGCGCGCCTCCGCGCAGGCGAGTCGGCGTCGCTCAATAGTTTTGGCGTTGGATCTTGAGCAGTATTCCTATGAGGCGGCTGCAGACACTCAGGTGCGCGCTTCGGAAGCTCCGGTGGTCGAGAGGATTCCAGTGCGCGCACAGGTGCGGGCGGGCGCCACGTTGGAACTGCCGCACGCGCAGGTGCTGTTTGACGATCCTGATGGGGACGTGTTTGGTTTGCTCCCACCAGAGGTGGTTAAGGATTTGGAGCAGCTGTACGACACGGATTTGATGCTCGATGGTGGGCACGTGCGGGGCTGGCGGATTGATGCGAGCAGTGACTTGTGGCAGGCGTTAAATGCTGCGTTGGAACGCGTCTTGACGGATCCGGACCGTGGGTTCGGTGCGATCGTTGGAGATGGGAACCAATCGTTAGCGACTGCGAAAATGCATTGGGAACAGCTGAAGTCCGAGGGCGCAAGCGAGGATCATCCGGCGCGTTACGCTTTGGTGGAAGTTTTGAATGTGCACGAGGAGGGGCTGGTGCTGGAACCTATCCACCGGCTCTTGCAAGGCGTTGACACGCAGGTGCTACTCGACGCGGTTGAGGTGTGGAACGCGGCGCATCCCCAGGATCCGCTTGCGCAAGTGGCGGTGGTTTCTGCGCAAAACGGGACGAGGCAGATTGAGGTGGCCCAGCCTGGACCGCTGCTGATAGAGGCGGTACAGCAGATTCTTGACACCCTACTGTCCGAGCAAAGCCTACCTGCGGCGGCGTTAGAGTACGTGCACGGCAGTGACGCTACCCGCGCACTGGTGGCGCAAACCGATAGTGTTGGCCTGCTGCTGCCAACCCTCTCTAGGTCTGCCCTGTTTGACTACGTGTCGGCAAACGGCACGATGCCGCGCAAATCGTTTTCACTTGGAGAAGCAGAAGAGAAACGCTACTACCTCGAGTGCCGCCGCATCGTGAGCTAA
- the ilvC gene encoding ketol-acid reductoisomerase has protein sequence MAQILYDDDADLVVIQNKKVAVVGYNALARAHALNLRDTGADVIVGVQPEDPTGQRAAEEGLPVAPIAQAVDGADVVALLVADSAQVGIYTEQVAPNLKQDATLVFAHGFNVRYGYIDPGRHDVCLISAKSAPSELRRLFEQGQGVPATVAISDDGSGRAWEVALSYAKALGATRAGVIKTTFDEEVEAGLFGKIAVERGGILMLMQYGFETLVDAGYEPEVAYLEVCHGLRPLMELVSDPSASVPVGASASEAANRPADQRDSVSESGSANAPMGLEEVNTALYGALVEGPRVVAPEVKKHMREVLTRIQDGTFAQQFIDDQAGGGQELRALTEQARSHPMRRAQETLKTAFGFNN, from the coding sequence GTGGCGCAAATCCTGTACGACGACGATGCAGATTTAGTGGTTATTCAAAACAAGAAGGTCGCAGTCGTGGGGTATAACGCGTTAGCGAGAGCGCATGCCCTGAACCTGCGTGACACGGGTGCGGACGTGATTGTGGGGGTTCAGCCGGAGGATCCCACGGGGCAGCGAGCTGCGGAAGAGGGGCTGCCCGTCGCCCCGATCGCGCAGGCGGTTGATGGCGCGGACGTGGTGGCACTGCTGGTCGCCGATTCAGCGCAGGTGGGGATCTACACCGAACAGGTGGCACCGAACCTCAAGCAAGACGCAACCCTCGTGTTTGCACACGGGTTTAACGTCCGCTACGGCTACATTGACCCCGGTAGGCACGACGTGTGTTTAATCAGCGCAAAATCTGCTCCGAGTGAGCTGCGCCGCCTGTTTGAACAGGGGCAAGGCGTGCCCGCAACAGTCGCGATCAGTGACGACGGTTCCGGACGCGCGTGGGAGGTAGCGCTGTCGTACGCCAAGGCGCTTGGAGCTACGCGTGCTGGAGTGATTAAAACCACGTTTGATGAGGAAGTTGAAGCGGGCCTATTTGGAAAAATCGCGGTGGAACGCGGTGGAATCCTAATGCTCATGCAGTACGGTTTCGAAACCCTCGTGGACGCAGGATACGAACCCGAGGTCGCTTACTTGGAGGTGTGCCACGGACTGCGCCCGCTCATGGAACTGGTGTCCGACCCATCGGCAAGCGTGCCGGTGGGTGCCTCGGCAAGTGAAGCAGCAAACCGGCCGGCAGATCAACGGGATAGCGTCTCGGAGAGTGGATCAGCAAACGCGCCTATGGGGCTGGAAGAAGTGAATACTGCGCTTTACGGAGCGCTCGTTGAAGGCCCGCGCGTAGTGGCACCTGAAGTTAAGAAACACATGCGCGAGGTGCTGACGCGGATTCAAGACGGGACGTTCGCGCAGCAGTTCATTGACGACCAGGCAGGCGGCGGGCAAGAACTCCGCGCGTTAACTGAGCAGGCGCGCTCCCACCCGATGCGCCGCGCCCAGGAAACTTTGAAAACCGCGTTTGGCTTCAATAACTAA
- a CDS encoding threonine/serine ThrE exporter family protein, with the protein MRKLLRGSSTSSTPPDRTDPDPNSADSGEAETSKIGQTPSSEDRERQDIEKRLASLSLTEEQTARRQHARERLVRQTGVVLKLGRMLMGAGAGAYRVKTSMARLAAAVGIDEFHSQVFFHEVTTTAFASGTFRTELAEQRAIGVNAARIDDLRALVRNLHPHMIAEDIDEKLDEIATRPALYSPMQLAIASGAGCACFGWLNKCGPIDCLAVLIAAFLGQALRVWLNRRKVNHAAVWMLCSILSCSIYVALVQALFVTGMVDDTHQAGIVSAILFLIPGFPLTTAILDLVRFDLVAGVMRGLYVLILMVSAGVGAWFVTSLFSWEVTAAAPDLGLSTLQLYGLNTAATFVAAFCFAVLFNCRPRVAACAALVGAALNPARILLNANGAPSQLMAGIMALLVGLTATAIALRTYYSRVSLSVPAVVIMIPGVPFYRAINALNDGSFMQALGSLTSISFVILAIGVGLAAARMLTDPGWTFEQPLTLPDRLLGNKKTSIH; encoded by the coding sequence TTGAGAAAACTCCTTCGAGGTTCCTCGACCTCTTCCACGCCCCCTGACCGCACTGACCCCGACCCCAACTCTGCCGACTCGGGGGAAGCTGAAACCAGCAAAATCGGGCAAACCCCAAGCAGTGAGGATCGGGAACGGCAAGACATTGAGAAGCGACTCGCCTCCCTTTCTTTAACCGAAGAGCAGACCGCCAGGCGTCAGCACGCTCGCGAACGCCTGGTGCGGCAAACCGGGGTGGTTCTAAAACTGGGCCGCATGCTCATGGGCGCGGGGGCAGGTGCCTACCGCGTAAAAACCTCCATGGCGCGCCTGGCTGCAGCAGTGGGAATAGATGAGTTCCATTCGCAAGTATTTTTTCATGAGGTAACCACCACCGCGTTCGCATCCGGCACGTTCCGCACCGAGTTGGCTGAGCAACGCGCCATCGGCGTGAACGCCGCGCGCATTGACGACCTGCGAGCCTTGGTTCGCAACCTGCACCCGCACATGATCGCCGAGGATATCGACGAGAAACTAGATGAGATCGCAACCCGCCCCGCCCTCTACTCTCCCATGCAGCTCGCCATTGCCTCTGGCGCGGGCTGTGCATGCTTCGGCTGGCTCAACAAATGTGGGCCCATCGACTGCCTTGCGGTACTGATTGCCGCATTCCTCGGACAAGCGCTGCGGGTGTGGCTGAACCGCCGCAAAGTTAATCACGCGGCCGTGTGGATGCTGTGCTCAATCCTGTCTTGCTCGATCTACGTGGCGCTCGTGCAAGCCCTGTTCGTAACCGGCATGGTTGACGACACGCACCAAGCGGGGATCGTCTCTGCAATCCTGTTCCTCATTCCCGGTTTCCCCCTCACCACCGCCATTCTTGATTTAGTGAGGTTCGACCTGGTCGCCGGCGTAATGCGCGGCCTTTACGTGCTTATCCTCATGGTGTCCGCCGGGGTGGGGGCCTGGTTCGTCACCTCTTTGTTCAGCTGGGAAGTTACCGCCGCAGCCCCCGACCTGGGGTTGTCGACACTGCAACTGTACGGGTTGAACACCGCCGCCACGTTCGTAGCCGCGTTCTGCTTCGCAGTCCTATTCAACTGCCGGCCCCGCGTCGCCGCGTGTGCTGCACTGGTTGGCGCCGCTTTGAACCCAGCGCGGATCCTGCTCAACGCAAACGGTGCGCCCAGCCAACTCATGGCGGGAATCATGGCGCTACTCGTTGGGCTTACCGCAACCGCGATCGCGCTGCGCACCTACTACTCGCGCGTTTCCCTATCCGTCCCCGCAGTTGTCATCATGATCCCGGGGGTGCCGTTCTACCGGGCTATCAACGCCCTGAACGACGGCTCCTTCATGCAGGCACTCGGTTCACTAACCAGCATCTCGTTCGTCATCCTCGCTATCGGCGTTGGCCTCGCAGCCGCGCGGATGCTCACCGACCCCGGGTGGACTTTCGAACAACCCCTCACGCTCCCCGACCGGCTCTTAGGGAACAAGAAAACTTCAATCCACTAA
- a CDS encoding aspartate:alanine exchanger family transporter, whose product MNAVFTFLAEQPVLTLFLLLGIGMAFGHIKIRGVGLGAAGVLFAAIGISAWAQAGNIEVRVPHELGILGLAIFTFAIGINAGAAFFHNLKTAVGPILCMVMLYIVAAGAAYLLGRFVFDLPISMVSGTFAGALTNTPALAAAGQASGDIGAATVGYAVAYLFGVIGMMIAAGMALSYGKHDTDTPSPLANRTIRVERTDNPLVGDIFEMMGRKVTFSRIRRGETGPISRPAMSDALFKDDLVTVVGPRELVTRVATELGHGSSHSLIQDRSYLDFRRITVSDPKLAGHTVADLDLPAKFSGTISRVRRGDIDMVGEPDLVLQQGDRVRVVAPTSKIKEITKFFGDSARGLSDINPIALGFGMALGILLGELPILTPSGDYFSIGSAAGTLIVGLIFGRVGRVGRVVTAIPYTAAMVLSEFGLLIFLAQAGTNAGGQIAQAFTGGQWWQILILGALITTIMGAGLYASMRWMFKMGGTQTAGVLGGAQTQPAVLAFANSRTNSDPRVAMGYALVYPVAMIGKILVAQILGGM is encoded by the coding sequence GTGAACGCAGTTTTCACCTTCTTAGCGGAACAACCAGTACTGACGTTGTTCCTTTTACTGGGAATCGGGATGGCCTTCGGGCACATCAAAATCCGAGGCGTGGGGCTGGGGGCGGCGGGCGTACTGTTCGCCGCCATCGGGATCTCCGCGTGGGCACAAGCCGGCAACATTGAGGTGCGAGTCCCTCACGAACTTGGGATCTTGGGGCTAGCCATATTTACGTTCGCCATCGGGATCAACGCCGGAGCCGCATTTTTCCACAACTTAAAAACCGCGGTAGGCCCCATCCTCTGCATGGTGATGCTCTACATTGTTGCTGCCGGCGCCGCATACCTGCTGGGCAGATTCGTGTTCGACCTACCGATATCCATGGTGTCCGGCACGTTCGCCGGTGCCCTCACAAACACGCCTGCGCTAGCTGCCGCTGGTCAAGCTTCCGGCGACATCGGGGCCGCCACCGTGGGGTACGCCGTGGCCTACCTGTTTGGGGTTATCGGCATGATGATCGCCGCGGGCATGGCCCTGAGCTACGGCAAACACGACACGGACACCCCCTCGCCACTAGCGAACCGCACCATCCGCGTGGAACGCACCGACAATCCCCTCGTGGGTGACATCTTCGAAATGATGGGTCGCAAAGTCACGTTCTCGCGCATCCGCCGCGGTGAAACCGGGCCGATTTCGCGCCCCGCCATGTCCGACGCACTGTTCAAAGACGACTTAGTGACCGTTGTGGGGCCGCGCGAACTCGTCACCCGGGTGGCTACTGAACTGGGACACGGCTCATCGCATTCGCTGATCCAAGACCGCTCCTACCTAGATTTCCGCCGCATCACGGTGTCCGATCCGAAACTAGCGGGCCACACGGTTGCGGACCTAGATTTGCCCGCCAAATTCTCCGGCACCATCTCCCGGGTACGTCGCGGTGATATCGACATGGTAGGCGAACCAGACCTCGTGCTACAGCAAGGCGACCGGGTGAGGGTAGTGGCCCCCACCTCAAAAATCAAAGAAATCACCAAGTTCTTCGGAGACTCCGCGCGCGGCCTATCCGACATTAACCCAATCGCCCTCGGATTCGGAATGGCCCTCGGAATTCTGCTCGGTGAGCTGCCGATCCTGACGCCATCCGGGGACTACTTCTCAATCGGTTCCGCCGCCGGCACGCTGATCGTCGGCCTGATCTTCGGACGCGTAGGCCGCGTGGGCCGCGTAGTCACCGCGATCCCCTACACGGCTGCCATGGTGCTGTCCGAGTTCGGCCTACTCATCTTCCTGGCGCAAGCGGGCACCAACGCGGGTGGGCAGATTGCGCAAGCCTTCACCGGTGGGCAATGGTGGCAAATCCTCATCCTCGGGGCCCTTATAACCACGATCATGGGTGCGGGCCTCTACGCGTCTATGCGGTGGATGTTCAAGATGGGCGGCACCCAGACCGCGGGTGTGCTTGGGGGTGCGCAAACCCAACCCGCTGTGTTGGCGTTCGCGAACTCGCGGACAAACTCAGATCCGCGGGTCGCTATGGGCTACGCGTTGGTTTACCCCGTGGCGATGATCGGCAAAATCCTGGTTGCGCAGATCCTCGGCGGCATGTGA
- the manA gene encoding mannose-6-phosphate isomerase, class I has protein sequence MKLKQVWRVHGFSQNYSWGDPVALHELCDTVPDGKPLAEIWFGTHSDGPATLDDGRSLMQILDEPAPGADRPVEGLAYLAKFIAVARPLSLQVHPSRAQAAAGWERENAQGVPLHSRERSFKDRNHKPEMLYTLTPWRALVGFSDPSEVARFFLAVGGELGRRYAAALTRGGIDAFVHDALTNPPQEALFQEFREGCERILATGSEPQVDRARVALEVDEYFPTEPGVLIAAAMNHVRAESGQAVMVPVNTVHAYLKGVGLELMASSDNVIRAGLTDKHVDVQELLACANLAPTRPAFIVPTPVRGTVPMPTPSLRTVPTPTFVPGPMPLPRPETALAGAASGAAPAQSGVESAAAEPVVWRYDPGVPDFQLDLCNTTGGKDLCNTTGGQDLCNTTGGRVDYCVERDALVIVLRGDAHIGGEQYSRGSAAYACAGARVVATGDATIAIVTESFGNAPRS, from the coding sequence GTGAAGTTGAAACAAGTGTGGCGCGTGCACGGTTTTTCCCAAAATTACAGTTGGGGTGATCCCGTTGCTCTCCACGAACTATGTGACACAGTTCCCGATGGGAAACCGTTGGCGGAAATCTGGTTCGGCACCCATTCGGACGGGCCCGCAACGCTTGATGACGGGCGCTCCTTGATGCAGATCTTAGATGAACCCGCGCCTGGAGCCGACCGGCCGGTTGAGGGGTTGGCTTACCTAGCTAAGTTCATTGCGGTGGCCCGGCCCCTGTCGCTGCAAGTTCACCCTTCGAGGGCGCAAGCGGCTGCGGGGTGGGAACGGGAGAACGCCCAGGGGGTTCCCTTGCACTCGCGCGAGCGTTCCTTTAAAGACCGCAATCACAAGCCGGAAATGCTTTACACGCTTACCCCCTGGCGGGCGCTCGTGGGGTTCTCTGATCCGAGTGAAGTTGCTCGGTTTTTCTTAGCTGTCGGAGGCGAGTTGGGGCGGCGGTATGCAGCTGCGCTTACTCGCGGCGGGATTGACGCGTTCGTACATGACGCGTTGACGAACCCGCCTCAAGAAGCGTTGTTTCAAGAATTTCGTGAGGGATGTGAGCGGATCCTAGCTACTGGGAGCGAGCCGCAGGTGGACCGGGCGCGAGTGGCGTTGGAGGTCGATGAGTATTTCCCAACCGAGCCGGGCGTGCTCATTGCAGCTGCGATGAATCATGTGCGGGCAGAATCTGGGCAGGCGGTTATGGTTCCGGTAAACACTGTGCATGCCTACCTTAAAGGCGTGGGGTTGGAGTTGATGGCATCGTCCGACAACGTGATCCGCGCGGGGCTTACCGATAAGCACGTGGATGTGCAAGAACTGCTGGCCTGTGCGAACCTTGCGCCCACCCGGCCCGCGTTTATCGTGCCTACGCCTGTACGGGGGACTGTGCCCATGCCGACGCCTTCGCTACGGACTGTTCCCACGCCTACGTTTGTGCCAGGTCCTATGCCTTTGCCGAGGCCCGAGACCGCACTCGCAGGTGCAGCTTCGGGAGCAGCACCTGCGCAAAGTGGTGTGGAGAGTGCAGCCGCGGAGCCAGTGGTTTGGAGGTACGACCCGGGGGTACCCGATTTTCAACTGGACCTGTGCAACACCACTGGCGGGAAAGATCTGTGCAACACCACTGGCGGCCAAGACCTGTGCAACACCACTGGGGGGCGCGTTGACTATTGCGTAGAGCGCGACGCCCTGGTCATAGTGCTGCGCGGCGATGCGCACATTGGTGGGGAGCAGTATTCGCGCGGTAGTGCTGCGTACGCGTGCGCGGGTGCACGCGTGGTCGCCACCGGTGATGCGACCATCGCGATCGTTACTGAATCATTCGGCAACGCCCCGCGCAGTTAA
- the aspA gene encoding aspartate ammonia-lyase has translation MTRTRKEKDLLGTREVPAEKYWGIHTLRAVENFQISNTRIDHYPSFVKGMVQVKKASARANARLHTLPHDIANAIEQACDQVLNNGKCMDQWPVDAFQGGAGTSVNMNTNEVIANLALETLGYEKGRYDIIHPNDHVNKSQSTNDAYPTGMRLGIYHELCALREHMAVLRDGLKQKSEEFKDVLKMGRTQLQDAVPMTLGQEFAGYAKWVSEDMNVIDKASAELLRVNLGATAIGTGLNTPAGYAKVACEELAKVTGLNITSTPNLVAATPDTGAITSVHAAIKRFAVKLSKICNDLRLLSSGPRAGLSEILLPAYQAGSSIMPAKINPVIPEVVNQACFKVIGNDVTVSMAAEAAQLELNVMEPVMAHTVFESITLLENSVKTLQDRCVAEIEAHPKICREEVFRSIGIVTYFNEILGHAKGDEIGNEARETGKKVADLIVEKGLLPRAKVDEILAVENLVNPKYSGKIWGEDEAGIPSKQ, from the coding sequence TTGACCAGAACGCGGAAAGAAAAAGACCTGCTCGGCACCCGCGAAGTACCAGCCGAAAAATACTGGGGTATACACACCTTGCGGGCAGTTGAGAACTTCCAGATTTCGAACACGAGAATCGACCACTACCCCTCTTTCGTGAAAGGAATGGTGCAGGTTAAGAAAGCTAGTGCGCGGGCTAACGCACGGCTGCACACACTGCCTCACGACATTGCAAATGCAATCGAACAAGCCTGCGACCAAGTACTTAACAACGGCAAATGCATGGACCAGTGGCCCGTAGACGCCTTCCAAGGTGGTGCAGGTACGTCCGTGAACATGAATACGAATGAGGTCATAGCCAACCTTGCGCTCGAAACCCTGGGGTACGAAAAAGGACGCTACGACATCATTCACCCAAACGACCACGTGAACAAATCCCAATCCACAAACGATGCGTACCCCACTGGGATGCGCCTGGGGATCTACCACGAGTTGTGTGCACTGCGTGAGCACATGGCGGTGCTGCGCGATGGCCTCAAGCAAAAATCGGAAGAGTTTAAAGACGTCCTAAAAATGGGGCGCACGCAACTGCAAGACGCGGTGCCGATGACGTTGGGACAAGAATTCGCGGGCTATGCCAAATGGGTGAGCGAGGACATGAACGTTATCGATAAGGCGAGTGCAGAACTGTTGCGGGTGAACCTGGGGGCAACCGCGATTGGTACGGGCCTGAACACGCCTGCCGGCTACGCGAAGGTGGCGTGTGAGGAACTGGCGAAAGTCACCGGGCTGAACATAACTAGTACCCCCAACCTGGTGGCCGCCACGCCGGACACGGGCGCGATTACGAGTGTGCACGCCGCGATTAAACGGTTCGCAGTTAAACTTTCAAAAATCTGTAATGACCTGCGGCTGCTGTCTTCCGGACCGCGGGCGGGGCTGAGTGAAATCTTGCTGCCCGCTTACCAGGCGGGGTCTTCAATAATGCCAGCAAAAATAAACCCGGTTATCCCAGAGGTCGTGAACCAGGCGTGCTTCAAAGTTATCGGCAACGACGTAACCGTGTCGATGGCGGCGGAAGCAGCTCAGCTAGAACTGAACGTCATGGAACCCGTGATGGCGCACACAGTATTTGAATCCATCACCCTGCTAGAAAACAGTGTGAAAACCCTGCAAGACCGGTGCGTCGCCGAGATTGAAGCACACCCGAAGATTTGTCGGGAAGAAGTGTTCCGATCAATCGGGATCGTCACTTATTTCAACGAAATCCTCGGGCACGCAAAAGGTGATGAGATCGGTAACGAAGCGCGTGAAACCGGGAAGAAAGTCGCGGACCTGATTGTTGAAAAAGGCTTGCTGCCGCGCGCGAAAGTAGACGAAATCCTCGCGGTAGAAAACCTGGTTAACCCAAAGTATTCCGGGAAGATATGGGGGGAGGACGAAGCGGGGATTCCCTCAAAGCAGTAG
- a CDS encoding asparaginase: MRIGVVYTGGTLGMVQSERGLVPGDAIEDWLNSVAPEFGHELVFTRFKKLLDSSNMAPHLWQKIVDHIEQFEGVDAVVVLHGTDTLAYTSSALAFALSGTPIPIIVTGSQLPMFQWGSDAKPNVMGALTAATWCDPGVYVYFAGEVLKGARVCKTSATSFKGFASPEPPLAQVGVPWRHLTQAPRAGTRCEWGRKPEPFRDFDVPVIDLVPGLKAERLEAMLSGNPDAVILRAFGVGNGPSNNAGFMALLHKVSQAGVTVVVASQCIDAAVEFDSYETGYALREIGAVSAATMTTEATYAKVQFLLAQGCGRDEIEHWMRKNMVGELRE; this comes from the coding sequence GTGCGCATAGGCGTTGTATACACCGGCGGCACCCTGGGAATGGTGCAGTCCGAACGCGGACTCGTGCCCGGAGATGCGATTGAAGACTGGCTCAACTCGGTAGCCCCCGAGTTCGGACACGAACTAGTGTTCACCCGGTTTAAAAAGCTTCTGGACTCATCCAACATGGCGCCGCACCTGTGGCAAAAAATAGTGGACCACATTGAACAGTTTGAGGGCGTAGACGCCGTGGTTGTACTACACGGTACCGACACGCTCGCGTACACGTCTTCCGCCCTCGCATTCGCACTGTCTGGAACGCCGATCCCGATCATTGTGACCGGCTCCCAACTGCCCATGTTCCAGTGGGGCTCGGATGCGAAACCCAATGTGATGGGCGCACTCACCGCCGCCACCTGGTGTGACCCCGGAGTGTACGTGTATTTCGCTGGGGAGGTACTAAAAGGTGCGCGCGTGTGCAAAACCTCTGCCACGTCATTTAAAGGATTCGCCTCCCCGGAACCCCCGCTGGCTCAAGTGGGGGTGCCTTGGCGGCACCTCACCCAAGCCCCCCGCGCAGGCACCAGATGCGAATGGGGGCGCAAACCGGAACCTTTCCGGGACTTCGACGTTCCCGTCATCGACCTCGTGCCCGGCCTGAAAGCAGAACGGCTTGAGGCCATGCTGTCTGGAAACCCGGACGCCGTGATCCTCCGAGCTTTCGGGGTTGGGAACGGGCCCTCAAACAACGCGGGATTCATGGCGCTGCTACACAAAGTTTCACAGGCAGGGGTGACCGTGGTTGTCGCCTCCCAATGTATCGACGCGGCCGTGGAATTCGACTCCTACGAAACCGGGTACGCACTGCGGGAAATAGGTGCTGTTAGCGCAGCAACTATGACCACGGAAGCGACCTACGCTAAAGTCCAGTTCCTCCTCGCGCAAGGCTGTGGCAGAGACGAGATCGAACACTGGATGCGTAAAAACATGGTGGGGGAGCTGCGCGAGTAA